Within candidate division WOR-3 bacterium, the genomic segment ACTCTCGACAAGAAAAAAAAGAATATCCCAGCCATAAGCACCAACTGCATAAAGACTACCATCAATACCACGTACACCACTCCCAAAACAACTCGGGTCAGCAGGACTTATGTATGTCCACCGCTCACTACCAGATGCGGCTAAGGAAATCGTCAACCCCTGGCTGAAAACATAACCAGGACCACCGAGATAACAGGTGCTACCGAATATATAGAGATTATCATCTGAACCATAGACAATACAATTGCCGTAATCGTAAGTGCCTCCGGGACCATTATAAAGATATACCCATCTCTCTGAGCCAGATGGAGTAAGTGAGATTGCTGTAACATCGGTATTCCATACCGGGCCGGTATAGCCAGCAACATAGATATTTCCATCAAGACCGTAGGTTATTGACCTTCCAGGTAATGCTTCAGCTGAGGGGGTAGGATAGATGTAATGCCATCTTTCAATTCCATTGATATCTACACTGACAACCAAAATTTTGCTTTGAGTATAACCAACTCCATAGATATTACCATCAGTGTCAAAGCATAATGAAATTGCATTACTTGATTGTGGATACAGATAAATCCATCGCTCAGTTCCATCAGGGGTAAGACTAATTATTGCAAAATGGCCATCGACGCTTCCCGCAGAATAAATACTCTCATTACCATAACAAATCGCACGAGCGGCACCATTACCAGATGTATACACCCACCGTTCTATTCCTGAGTTAGTCAGGCTAATTATAGTAAAAACTTCGTTTGAATTAGTAGTGCTATATCCTCCAACATACAAATTGTTATCCAAACCATAAACAATGCAGAGTGCCTCATCATAATTATAAGTTGAATCACCAGTGTAGCGATAAACCCATCTTTCATTCTGAGCAAATCCAAGAACAAGATTAAGTAGCAATGTAATAATCCTCATATAAGCAATTTTTGAAGTATTACTCATTATCGCCTCCATTTGCGGGGCTCTCAATGAAAATTGAGAGCCCCGGTTATTAATTATCTCATTATTATTACCTTTTGAGTAAGTGACCCTGCTTGATTCTCAAGCCGAATAAAGTAAACCCCTTCACTAAGTCTTCTGCCGGTATCATCAGTTCCATTCCAGTTCAATTTATAGTATCCTAACTCCAAATTGCTGTTTATGAATGATTTTACTTTGCGCCCGGTAATGTCATAGAGCGCAAGGCTTGCGATTCCTGGTGAGTTAACCTGATAGTAGATTTCTGCTTTATCTTTTACTGGATTTGGTTTTATAACAAGTGGCTCAGCCTTGTTTCCTATATTCACTACTTCCTGCACCTGCGGACCACCCTGTCCTTTCGGCTCCTGATAGATTATAATACTGCTTAAGACCGCAAGGTCACCTTGAATAATCTCATCGGTTATCAAAATCTCGCCATCTTTGATAAGTGCTTCGGGAATTATACCTTCAACCACAGTTAATTCATCAGGATTCACCCAGACATTCCGCGTCCAACTGTTGTCAATTCTTATCTTCAATTTCTGCTTGTTATTAAATTCGTGATACAGGATAAATTTTATCCGATATTTGTAGTTATCTTCAAAACCAGTTATCCGATAGATGAGTTTTGTAGAATCGTAGTCAAC encodes:
- a CDS encoding T9SS type A sorting domain-containing protein; translated protein: MSNTSKIAYMRIITLLLNLVLGFAQNERWVYRYTGDSTYNYDEALCIVYGLDNNLYVGGYSTTNSNEVFTIISLTNSGIERWVYTSGNGAARAICYGNESIYSAGSVDGHFAIISLTPDGTERWIYLYPQSSNAISLCFDTDGNIYGVGYTQSKILVVSVDINGIERWHYIYPTPSAEALPGRSITYGLDGNIYVAGYTGPVWNTDVTAISLTPSGSERWVYLYNGPGGTYDYGNCIVYGSDDNLYIFGSTCYLGGPGYVFSQGLTISLAASGSERWTYISPADPSCFGSGVRGIDGSLYAVGAYGWDILFFLVESISDSGTYRWQYIDTTWGFGTSIVYGNDGNIYAGGITSDTWQGGESYFTVISFTDNGTQNWTYKKHGYGNYSDIAHSVVYGLDGNIYAAGTICDSITWGDFAVISLSPTGIEEDERLKVKDERLNLMVLPNVVRDNAQIQYAIPERQRIRLDLYDVLGRKVKTIKEGIVDAGVYSYRLDSSNLSSGVYYIILQGERESKTKKLLIVR